The Mustela nigripes isolate SB6536 chromosome 11, MUSNIG.SB6536, whole genome shotgun sequence genomic interval CCTTTAGGCCCATCCAACTCTAAAAATACACACTAAGCTCAAATCGCAGCTTCGCTGTGAAGCGCCGTCCTGATGAGCTGGGCTGGAAGGGGGTCCCCATCTCCTCAACCCGCTGGTCACAGGCCCCGACCCTTCCTTAGTTTACAGAGGGAGTAAAGGTGCTCAGCTGGAGTCTCTTCCATTTCGGGAAAGTTGCAGAACATCAGCCTGGAGGCCCACGTCCCACACCAAGCTCTGCACCCATTTGGCGGTCCAGCTGTTGCTGCCCATGTGTTGAGCTCGCTCAGCAGACCACCGCCTcactctgccctctccctctttgtctcaGCCTTGCCTTTCTCATCCTCCCATTGGAGCCTGGCCATTGACATTTTCCCCTCTGCACAGCCCCACGAGTGTAGACTAGGAGCCTCTGACAAGTCACCTGCGGCTCTGCAGACCGCACATCCACGCTCCACCCATGATAGGCTGCAGGCCTCGTTAATGCGCCTGTGATGCGCCAGCTGAGCTGGTGCCCAGATTAGAATTCCGTGAAGCTAGACTATATATAGGATGTATGTACTTCtccagcaaatatttaatttttagacgTTTAGTGGCATTCAAAGCCAGCCAGCTACCATGCTGGTAGTCAGTGTCGCCAGAGAATCAAGGTTTCATGGGTCCCGTTATCCCAAGGGCTCCTGTCCTTGTGCAGGGGGCCCTGTTGAACACCGTGTGCTGTGCTTCCAGGACGGAGGGACTCAGAAGCTAGAGAAGGCCAAGATCTCGCTAGGTGACTGCCTGGCGTGCAGTGGCTGTGTCACCTCCGCGGAGACCGTCCTCATCACGCAGCAAAGCCATGAGGAACTGCGGAAAATTCTAGATGCCAATAAGGTAAGTGGTGGGCGGTCTTGGAGATTTTTTTAGCCTGACATCGACTGCAGCATCCTTTGCTCTTGCTGTCAAGGGCCGATCTCCAGGTGACTCCCTCATTTTCAAAGTGGTGTCAGTGGGATGTCAGTGACCTGTCCTACTCCAACACTGAAGTGTTGGGCCCCACCTACACATAGAAATGACATGCCCCGGAGACAGGGCGTGCTCTCACCAGCACCGGACCCCTGGGGATGAGTATGGAAACATGCCGAGTGAGCACGTGTCCCTTGCTTTGCAGACGGCGGCCCCCAGTCAGCAGAGGCTGGTTGTGGTTTCTGTGTCGCCCCAATCCAGAGCGTCACTGGCCGCAAGATTTCAGCTGACTCCTACAGACACTGCCAAGAAGCTGACTGCATTCTTCAAGAAAATCGGTAGGTACCAAACATCGTGCGAGCGCTCCAGCTCTGCATGGGGGAGGTCCCATGACAGGGCGCCTCGGGCTTCTGAGTCACTGAACTCAAAACACACCAGAACCTTCCAAGTTGACTTCAGGCCAGAGTTTTGGTTTGACACACAAGAGCTGTGCCTTTTAAGAGAGACCTTCTGAATCGTCTCCGTGCTCTCCCGGCCTGGAGCTTACCTGCTTCTCGTGTTGTGTTTAAGTGAGCGTCATCAAGGCCCATTTCCCAGGTTCTGGCTCAGATCAACTTTGGTCAGCCTCTGTGAGCCAGGAGCTGGGCTGGGTGCCACCAGGACGTGGCCGATCCCGGAAAAGCCAGGTGGCAACAGCTTCCTGGGGCGTGGCCAGCAGTGCCTCGTGATTCAGCCGCCCTTTGTGGCAGTGAGATGGGTGCTTGCTTTTCAGGGGTGCACTACGTGTTTGACACCGCCTTCTCGAGGAACTTCAGTCTCCTCGAGAGCCAGCGAGAATTTGTGCAGCGGTTCCGAGGACAGGCCAGCTCCACACAGACCTTGCCTGTGCTCACGTCCGCCTGTCCAGGTGTGTCCACACTGCTCGACACGGGGAACAGGAacgctggggtggggggagcaacgCAGGTTTCTGGCAGGATGGCCTCCTTGGTGGAAGAAGGCGCCCTGAGAGTCACTCAGTTCCCCGAGACCGTGACCGTGACCTCACTGATGCTAGCAGCACTCGACAGTGACAGCAGAGCGAGGGATGTTCCATAATGGGACTGTAACTCCTTGCACGAGTCGGTCCCCTGCAGAATGTCCTGTCACTTGCTGCCCAGCTGGTGAGATGCTCCTTTTCTTCCTGGTGTTGGCCTCAGGCTGGATCTGCTATGCGGAGAAGACGCACGGGAGCTTCCTTGTCCCTCACCTTAGCACAGCGCGGTCCCCGCAGCAGGTCATGGGCTCCCTGGTCAAGGACTTCTTTGCCCAGCAGCAGGTAACAGGAACGTTCCAGCTATGAACCAGTCACTGCCATCATCCTGAAAGATAAGCCAAGACCCACACAAAGAACCACGGTCACATCCTGGCTGCTGGCTGGTGTCACCCCCACCTTACCTGATGGGCCCCTTTCCTGTTGGGTCAGGCCACGACTCCACATTTCCACATTTCTCGGCAGCATTTGACCCCTGACAGGATCTACCATGTGACGGTGATGCCTTGCTATGACAAAAAGTTGGAAGCTTCCAGACCAGACTTCTTCAGCCAGGAGCACCAGACTCGTGATGTGGATTGCGTGGTCACCACAGGTCGGTTCCCGCTGCCCTGACCGCAGGGCATGGATGGCATTGCCTGAGTCCTGCCCGTCGGCTATGGCTGGAGCCGCCGTCCCCTGTGGACGAGGCAGCCCCAGTCCTCCCCGGGAGCCAGGCCATACTTCACCCTTTTCCGCTGTCCTGGAGAACTGTGGCCAACGGGCCACCCTGTCCTACTGGGCTGTCTGTGTGGGGAGGTGGGCGGAGATTCCCGTCAGCTGCTCTGACTCTTCGTGGCTCACCCCATTTCTGAGTTGAACAGCCTCTCAGAGTCTCCCGAGGGCTTCAAATACAGAAGGGTGAACGCTTGGGAGCCCAGCCAGTGCGGGGAAGGTCCCCCTGCACGAACACACGCCTTGGTCCACCTGGTGGGGAGCTGGGAGCACACCGCGGCAGGCGTGCCCCAGGAATGGGTGTGCCCCCCCCAGCTCTGTCGGCGCAAGGGCGGGCTGCAGGTCTGGGGCGCGGGCTGGCTCTTCTGAAGGGCTTCAGAAGTGGGTCCTCCTTCTGCCCTGTGGCTGGGTTCTCATCCACCCACAAGCCGGGAGGTGGGTGTTGGGGTGTCCATTCGCCAGGGGCACGGGTGCCATGGGCTTCCTCACCGTTTTTACTGCGATCTCAGCTGAAGAGCATCTGTGCTGGTGTCTTCTTGTAGGAGAAGTCTTCAAGTTGCTAGAGGAAGAAGGGGTCTCCCTCTCGGAGCTGGAGCCAGCCCCCTTGGACAGTCTGTAAGTTGCCTCCTAGTGTGGAGAGGGGTCACGGTGCCATGCTGTGGGTCTGGGGGCTGCCGATGTCTTGACAAGCAGGAGTGAGCGCATGGAGGTGGTCTGCGTCCCCTCCCTTGCTCCTCCCCACGCGGCTTCCTTCTGGTCGGCCCCATGTCTGCCCTGTGGTCTGTCTTGGGGTGCACAGAGGTGGTCAGGTTCACGAGACAGCCAATGGACAGCCGACCCCAACCCAACCCAGGCCTGAGCTCCCGAAACAGGTTACTCACAGACAGATAATCTTTCTCCCACCTGAGCTACCACCTGACACACAGAGCCCCCAGGTTTCAGACTCCTTTCCCGTTTAGAGAACAACTCCTCCAAACTCAAGAGACAGAAGCTATCAAAAGCCCTGTGGGCAACAGCTGCTGCTGCCCCCTGAGGCCATGCTCTGCTCCCTAGGTGCAACGGTGCATCTGCCCAAGAGCCCACCAGCCATCGAGGCGGGGGCTCCGGCGGCTACCTGGAGCATGTGTTCCGGCATGCAGCCCGGGAGCTCTTTGGGATCCATGTGGATGAGGTCACCTACAGACCCCTGAGGTCAGTGAGGAGAGCTGGAGCTTGGGAACGGGTTAGCCCAGTTGGGGCATCGGCATGGGTCTCCTGGCTGAGGTGGGCTTGGAGGACAGCAGGGTGGGTTTGGCAAAGACCCAGGGCACCAGGCAGGAGGCGAGACCTCCTCTCCAGCCAGTGCTCTCCAGGGCTCTGCCTCCCTGTCGCAGCGGTTGAGAACCCCCAGAGACCATGGTTGGCAGGGTCTGTCCCAACATAATGCCCTCTTTCATAGCCGGGGGCTCGGGGCTGTCTGACCTCGCCAGGTTGGTGGCCTTCATCAGGAGGGAGGGGGTTCCCATCCTGAGATTTGGGACTCCAAGCGAAGTGAGCTTCCCACCCTTTCCTTCCGTCACCGTCCTTCACGGAGGAGCCGTTCGGGGTGGCCCATGTGCctgcaggggtgggaggcaggagggagcccAGCCTGTGCTCCCCTCAGGAACAAGGACTTCCAGGAGGTGACCCTGGAGAAAGAGGGCCGCATCCTGCTGCACTTTGCTGCCGCCTACGGCTTCCGCAACATCCAGAACCTGGTGCAGAAGCTGAAGCGAGGGCGCTGCCCGTACCATTACGTGGAGGTCATGGCCTGCCCCGCAGGTAGCTGGAGGGGTGGCAGGGGAGCTCTGTCTCTTCCCCGGCCTGGGCGGCCCGGAGGCTCAGGAGAGCCAGTGTGGGAAGGGGCTAGGCTGTACACCCTGTGTGCAGGCATCCTCCCGTGACCGTGTTCTCGCCTGCCTGGCTCTGCAACAGGCTGCTTGAACGGCGGAGGCCAGCTCAAGGGTCCCAGCACAACTAGCAAGGAGCTGCTCCAGCACGTGCAGATGCTGTACGACACGGTGACGGTGCAGGTGCCAGAGGATGCGCCTGGTGTCCAGGAACTGTACGAGCACTGGCTGCAGGGCGAGGGCTCAGAGCGGGCTGGCCGCCTGCTGCACACCAGCTACCGTGCGGTGGAGATGGCCAGCTCTGGCCTCAGCATCAGATGGTAGGCTGCCTCGTCACGGGGTTGCCGGTCCCGCCCAGCCGGTACTGGGACTCCCACGAAGCTCGTGTCCTGACACCCCAGCCCAAAACCCTGTCTGAGCTGCAGGGATGGGCTGGAACCCACACAAAAATGGGACTCTGGACCCAGAGCCAGTCAAGGGGACCTCCAGCCCGCCCTCACCCACACTCCCCATCGTAGGAGGCCAGAGGTTCCACGAGGTCCCAGAACCTCCCCATGGGCCCAGGTCTGCGATCAGTGTTCTCTCTACTGCCTGGAGACCCAGGTAAGGCCCAGGCCTGTGGGCAGCTTAAGGCAAAGCGAAAGTGGGATTCCTCCTCCCCATTCCTGGAGTCATCCATGCCAGACTGGCGGAgagccctctggccctggacGGCAGGGAACGCTGGCCAGAGAGGAGTGTGCAGCCCACAGCACCCCACGCTGGGGGTGGCGTACCTGCCCCACCTGGAACTGGGCGCTGAAGACGCCGTGGTCTCTGGGACCTGACAGCTTGCATTTCTGCGCAGTTccgggcaggaagcaggctctgttaGAGAGACCCCGTGAGATCAGGCGCTGAGTCCCATCTGCACAGCTGGGTCTCCACttacaggggtgggggagaaggtaGAGTGGGGTGAGACCGCCCAGCGTGTTGTCACAGAGCTCCCCATCTAATAAAGGGATCTCTGAAAACACTTCCAAGTCCAAGAGCATCCACCAGCGTCAAAAATGAACCCTTCCACAGCTTTATTCAAAGTTCAGAAGCCCTGTGCACCCCAGCACGCATCCCAAACACCCAGGCCTCAGGGTTCACATGCACCCCAGAGAGGAGCCTCACATGTCCAGTGCCAGGGTGCCCACTCTCCCAAGTCTGGACAGCCAGCTGGGCAGGGCCATGGAAGGTGCCAGAGGCAATCCTCCCGTGGGCTCAGTTGGCCAAGGGGTGAAGGAAGAGAGATGTGCTGCCTGGCGCCACAGCCGGTCCTCCTGGGGCTCACTTCTGTCGAGGTGTGCCCAAGAGCCCCCACTGCAGGGCCAGGAGAGCCCGGGCCTGTGGCTGCAGTGGCTCAGCCGCCCGCTGGAAGCTTGCCCGCTCCTTGCAGAGTGCCTCCAGGACCTCGGCTGGGGCCGCCTTCCCCGTGAACTTGCGCACAGGCTCCTCTCTGTAGGGAGAGGGGACGCCATGGAGAGACTATTGGGTAACTGCCAGGGGGTGTTGGCAGGAAACACTTAAAGAACAGCTGCTCCCTGGTGCCAGTCAGTCCAATAACCATTCCCCTGGCACCTCCTAGAGTACCCAGATGAAGCTAAGGGGGACCAGAGGACAGCAGGCCAGCCATGGGATACCCTGCTCTGGGGTACAGCCCCTGGGGTGGGCACAGGGCCCCACAAGAAGGCTGGGGACGCCAACCAGTACTCACGCCACTCTTAGGAAGGGGTTGTAGAGGAGCTCCTCACTCAGGGTGGATGGCACTGTGGGAAGGTCGTCCTCGTCCCTCTTCTGGAATGACCATGGGCCCCTGTCACAGCTCTATCTTGAGAGCCCCAAACAACTTGGCTTCACTCagccctgcccctctctgggagCGGGAGCAGAAGAAGGGCTTCCTCGCCTCATCTGGTCCTCGAGGACGGCCACCCCACAACCTGCACAGGTCCCCTTCCAAAGCCATCCACTCCCCCCCTACCCAGTAGGAGCCTCAGTCAATGGTGGATCCCGGGCTAAGCCAGGTCTGGTCATGTCTGACTCTTCTGTAGACCCCCTCTGCCCCAACCTCCATCCACCCTCCAAACCTCTAGGAGGAGAGAGGCTGGGGTGGCCGCACCTTGGCCCATGACAGCTTTGCTCTCACGTGGTCATTGCCAGGCTCCACTTTCTGTGCAAACTCAAGGTTGCCAAGTGTGTGTTCATGGCCACAGAACACCTTCTGAAGAAAGGAGGCACTCAGGGGGTGCACAGAGCTGCcacaggcagagatggggggaggcGCTCACCTGGGCTTGcctggcccctccccacactctttCACCCCACGCCTGGTCTGCCCAGGCGTGGTCTCTCCTTGGCTGGAGTGCTCCTTCTGCACCCCCGCGGCAGGGTCAGAGTGTGCAGGTTGTGCATGCAGGATGGCAGGACCCTGCAGGAGGGGAAGGGATGGCCACTCACCGTCTCGGGGGGCaggttgcccaaggtcacagtcaGGCTCTCATACATCTGCTGAGCTGTGCTCTCCAGGCGCAAGCCGCAACCCGCCACCGACAGGGCATCCCCTGGGGAGGACAGCAGGTcagagaaggtggaggagggTCACGggcaggcgggggtggtggggCGGGGCAGCCAGTACCCGAGAACACCGCGGGTGGGTCCGGACACTCTTCTTCCCACAGAAAGTAGCTCATGTGGCCGGAGGTGTGGCCTGGCGTCAGGAGACAGCGCACGTGGATGGCCCCAAACTGCAGCAGAGGGGCGGGCTGCTGGTGAGGCGGGAGGGCCCAAGGCGATTACCCGCCCTCCCGGGCGCGCGCTCACCCGCAGCTCCTCGCCGTGCACCAGCTTGCGGGTCAGCGCGCAAATGCGCTCATCCGCACCCAGCACGGCCAGTCCCGGCCGCAGCCGCGCCAGCTCCGCGTTGCCCCGCGCGTGGTCCCTGCGGACGGGTGAGAGCAGGATCACGCCTGGgtcggggtggggcaggggcgaCGCCCTCGCGCCTCGGCCCGCCCCGACCGCGCTCACCAGTGGTAGTGGGTGGTCAGCACGGTGGTCAGTGATACCCCCTCCCGGCCCACGATCTCCAGCAGCTGAAAGGGACGGGAGTTAGGGAGGCTTGGAAGAGCCCGGTGGCcgccccacccctctgccccccaatTAGGGCGCCAAGTGTGATGTACACAAGAGCCCCGGGGGACCCGGGGGCGTGGAGGTACAGGAGACCCAGCAGACAATGAATGACTGAACGTCCAGGGTTTAGGACTACGGTGAGGCACCAGGGAGGGGAAAAACGGGGGTCGGAGACGGTCCTAACTTCAGGGCAGCCCCGAGATAATCCGGGAACCGTAATCGCCCTGTGCCCAGAGatcagagagcaggggaagggcctGTTCCAGCCACGGTGGTCGGGGGACCCCAGCGGCGCTCCCCGCCGCCCACAGGCTGCCCTCACCCTCTTGGGCACGGCCACGTCCACGGCCACAGCCTCCCGCGTGTGCTCCTCGATGACCAGGTACATGTAGTTATCCTCGAGCACCGGGATGACTTTGACCTTCATGGTCGCAGAGCTCTGGCACCCCGCGTCTTCTCGTCGAGGGGCCCCCAGGCTTCCGAACCCCTTCCTCAGGGCGGGGGTTCCCCTCTCCAGACCAAGGCAGGGCTGCGCGAGGGAGGGGTCAGCTCCTCACACACATCGGCGGCCGGAGAGGGAGCCCACTCGCTGCTCCGGGGACTTCCCGGAACTCCGGTGCGGAAGCCCACGCCCCAGGCTCAGGCCGGGCCGGCCAGTACGCACGCCAGCCCGCCAGCGGCAGCGACCACAACGACAGCGCCGCCACCACAGCCACCACTGCCGCCACTGCCGCCCGCAGCCGCGAAGGCCCCGCCCCTCGCGACGGCGCAACCGCCCGGCGCGCCCCCTCCAACCACGCCCCCTTCGCCGCGCCGCGCGTAGCGCCTaagccccgcccccgggcccgccccgcccccctcccgCAGCGGCGCTGCACCGGCTGACTGCGCGGACCGCCTCAAAGACTTCTGGTCAGAGACGGGCCTCGGGCTTTGACCGCGGCGCCTTAACGAAGCGCGGCGCTCGGCCCGGTCACCGCCATGGCCCGTGCCCCGGCGTAGGGAGagcgcgtgcgcgcgcgtgccCGATGGGGGCCGGACGCACGTCAGAGGCCGCAGCGCCCGGCGCTCGGGCGCCGCCTCCAGGGAGCCCTCCGGGCGCCGGGGCTGACCCCGTCCTGCTGAGTCCCCCAGTCCCTCGACTGAAACGTCCGCGGCCCCTTCCCTCAGGCTGGGGGCCGGGGAATCTGTCGTTTGTTCACCTGCCCATCCCAGCGCCCAGCCAGCAGCAGTGGGCACACAGAAGGCGCCTACTGTGCGAACGCCCACCGCAAGGCAGGGCACCTTGCGCGAGGACAGCAGTGACGGCGGTGGTCGTTCCATTCTGTGCTGGGCCTTCTCATGAACTCCTGCTTCCGTCAGGACCCAGGGTCAACGCTGCGGCGCAGGTCTGCCTTTCCCAGGTGAAGGATGGGTAGCCATATACGGAAGGAGCCGAGAGtgcccctccctggctccccTGGTGGGTGGGGCCCCAGACACCCCCGGGACCAGCAGGGGGCCAGCAGTGGCCTTGGCAACACAAGCCACTGTGTTGCTGCAACAGGCGGGTTGGCAAGGCGGCACCGCCCTTGGGGAGGCCAGAGTCCTTTCTGCCTATGGAGCACACAGCAGCCACAGCCCCCAGGCCGAGACCCCCACCTGGGACCACTGAGAATGTGAGTCTCTCCAGGACACTTCTGTTTCTGCCATGCGCCGGGGTTCCTCCCTAACCCCTCAGAGGCCAGGAGAAACTGCCCTCAGTCTGCGTGTGGAGCAGCTACTGGGGAGAGGGCAATGCATGGCTGGAGCTCTCCTTGGGAGTGGAGGCCACTGCTCAAGCTTAAGACACAAGTGGACGATGGGGGGGTGATGCCTCCCCAGGTTCTGCCCCAAGCAGAGGACTGGGCAGCCTGCCTCAAGACAGAGCTTCCCTCGGATCCGGAGCTGAGCGAGCAGCGGCGCCTGCAGGTGCGCGTGAGGCCCCAGGGGGCCAGCTAGCAGGAGGGAGGTCCCCCGGGCACCGCCTCTTACCCTGACCACCCACAGATCTCCAAGGAGTTGGTCGACCTGCAGATCTCAGCTCACCACGTGCAGGAGCAGCATGAGGCTGAACTCTTTGAGCTGAAGAGTGAGGTGGGTGCCGGCAGGGGCCGGCCCGGGGAACACGGTGGGAGGGTGCATACCTGGGACCCGTGCTGTGAGGGGTCCAGGTATGCTCATGGGATCGTACACGCTCATGCAGTGTCTGAGATATTCACATCTCccgtgtgtgctgtgtgtgcctGTATGTTCCCTGGTGATGTTGACTTACCCTGGGTGGCCTGACAGGAAAGTGCACCTGCTCACCCCGGTCACCCTACAGGTCCTACGGCTGGAGAGCCGggtgctggagctggagctgcaTGGAGATCGCATAGCCCCCCAAGAGGCTGCCTTGGGGCACCGCCACGAGCTGGCACGGGGGCTCCAACACAAGGCCTGGGAGCAGGGACACTCCATCCACCACAGACCCCAGGTCGCCGTGAGTGCCTGGCTGGGTGGGAGCCAAGCAGAGGTGCAGCAGAGAGAGTGAGGTTGGGACCAGCTCTCTCCTACAGGCACAGCCTGAGGACTTCCTGAGCCCTAAGGATGAAGAGCAGAAGCTGGGAAACAGCGTGAGTACGCAGCCCCCTAGCCTGGGGACCTGTCCGGATCTGTCCTAGCCCAGGGTGGTGTTGGGCCTTGCCAGGAACCCAGAGCCCGTGCACCTGCAGGGAGAATGGACGCGCACGCTAGAGGAGCAgaaggcccagaggcaggcacTGGAGACCCGTGTGTGAGTGGCTGCCTCACGAGAGACAGGGAGGACGCAGTACCGCACCAGGCTCCTGCACCTGGGTCCCGCTAAGCTTCACACACATGTCCGCAGGGCAGACCTGGGCCGGCGGCTGCAGGAAGCCCGAGATGAGGCCCGGACGGCGGGGCAGCAACTAGCGATACAAGCCATGGTGAGGCCCGGCCCTCCGCACGTTGATGTCTAGCAGATGGCGTCCTACAGTCAGCAAAGGCCTACCTCGTGCAGTGTGGGTTCAAGGCCGCCTCCACCCCCAGGTGTTGTCTGCCTGCCAAGGCCAGCTGCGCCAGGCGGAGGCAGAGAACGCCCAGCTGCAGCTGCAGCTCAAGAAGCTGAACGAAGAGTATGCCCTCCACTTGCAGCGATGTGCCAGGGCCGTGGCTGTGAGCACCGGGTGGGGTGGCCCTGTGGTGAGGGAGGCCTCGCGTCCTGGGGAGACCAAGCCTAGCCTGGGCGTGCCAGACTGCTTCCGGGAGACCTCGGGGTCCCTGCCTGCTGCACTGCCTCGGCAGCTCCCGAGAGGGGGCTATGGGAAGCGGGGTGTGCCCAGCAAGCCCCgccctccccaggcctggccccaccCCCGCGCCACCGCCTCCCCTCCAGGAGTACGCGAACCGCACCAGCCAAGAGCCGGCAGCCGCAGCCCTCCGCACGTTCCTGGAGACCACGCTGGAGCATATCCGGGCAGCTCACCGCAGCCGTGAGCAGCAGCTGGCCCGGGCTGCTCGTGCCTACCGCAAGCGCCTGTCAGATCTGAGCCGCAGACACGAGGAGCTGCTGGCGACCCGCAGGTGGGCCTCTCCCTGAGCCGGGCACCGGGGTGGGGTGGCCCTATGTGACTTGGCATGTGGCTTAGTGTGCAGCAGGTGCTGGCAGACTCCAGTGAGGCATCTGGGACCCCCAAAGCTACTTTTGATGCAGCCACCTTACACCTGGAGCCCCAGTCTCTGCACCTGGTCACTAAACTCAGCCACCCAGAAGACCAGGCCAGGCAGGAGACAAAGCTCTGGAAGCTCGAGGCCCAGGTGAGTGTTCCCTGCTGCCCTATACTGCCCTTGGAGCAAGCACCCCAGAGCACACCCCAGGCCCATCACAGGCTCAGCAAAGACCCCAATTCCTGAGGAGCCTGCCTCGTTCAGCCGACTGGGAGTACCTAGCACAGCTCACCAGGCTCATGCTGCCACCCTTGTTCCTACAGAAGGGGCCCAGTGAAGCCTCCCTGGGGGTCAGAGACCCGCAGTGAGTACCCTGGGGTGGGTAGTGGGGGGACCTTCAggggttcattcatttattccccaACTCTAAGCCCTGGGTGGGGTTTTGGTGGCAGTGGTGAACAGGTGGCCCACCTGTGCCCTTGGGTTTTGGTCTGTATGGGAGACAGCCAAATAACTGGGTGAAGGGGGGCCCCAACAGGAAAAGGGCTAACCTTGAACAGAGGGCCAGGGAGCTCCCCGGAGAAAGGGACCTTTCAGTGAGACCCAGGTGACCTAAGGATGAAGAGGTGTGGGGGGTGGCCAGTAGAGGCTCTGGCCCGGGATGGGGGGGACAGGACAGAAGCAGGTTGCCTGATGACTTTCACAGCCCTTGCCTCTGGGCCTCCATGTTCCTGTGCAATGCGCAAGCACTTGTATCAGCCTATCTCccagaattttgagaaataaaccCCTAGAATGTGGCTTAGCCCTCTGTGAGCAGCCGGTGGGCCCTCTGGGCCCGGGTTGCCCTGCCCCCATGTACCGATGGATGGCTCAAAGGCCCAGGGCTGAGTGGACAGGCGGGCGCATGCTATCCTGACCTTGCTCCCAGCAGGCAAGTCAGGGATCTAAGTGTCCCAACTTGAGCAAGGTCATCGGTCAACACCTGAGAGGACACTGGCCCTCCTGcctgtgcctctctctcctcacagGGGCCAGGAAGCTGCCTCCTGGGCCCAGG includes:
- the CCDC78 gene encoding coiled-coil domain-containing protein 78 isoform X8, with protein sequence MGAGRTSEAAAPGARAPPPGSPPGAGADPVLLSPPVPRLKRPRPLPSGWGPGNLSFVHLPIPAPSQQQWAHRRRLLCERPPQGRAPCARTAVTAVVVPFCAGPSHELLLPSGPRVNAAAQVCLSQVLPQAEDWAACLKTELPSDPELSEQRRLQISKELVDLQISAHHVQEQHEAELFELKSEVLRLESRVLELELHGDRIAPQEAALGHRHELARGLQHKAWEQGHSIHHRPQVAAQPEDFLSPKDEEQKLGNSGEWTRTLEEQKAQRQALETRVADLGRRLQEARDEARTAGQQLAIQAMVLSACQGQLRQAEAENAQLQLQLKKLNEEYALHLQRCARAVAEYANRTSQEPAAAALRTFLETTLEHIRAAHRSREQQLARAARAYRKRLSDLSRRHEELLATRSVQQVLADSSEASGTPKATFDAATLHLEPQSLHLVTKLSHPEDQARQETKLWKLEAQKGPSEASLGVRDPQQVRDLSVPT
- the CCDC78 gene encoding coiled-coil domain-containing protein 78 isoform X12; its protein translation is MGAGRTSEAAAPGARAPPPGSPPGAGADPVLLSPPVPRLKRPRPLPSGWGPGNLSFVHLPIPAPSQQQWAHRRRLLCERPPQGRAPCARTAVTAVVVPFCAGPSHELLLPSGPRVNAAAQVCLSQVLPQAEDWAACLKTELPSDPELSEQRRLQISKELVDLQISAHHVQEQHEAELFELKSEVLRLESRVLELELHGDRIAPQEAALGHRHELARGLQHKAWEQGHSIHHRPQVAAQPEDFLSPKDEEQKLGNSGEWTRTLEEQKAQRQALETRVADLGRRLQEARDEARTAGQQLAIQAMVLSACQGQLRQAEAENAQLQLQLKKLNEEYALHLQRCARAVAEYANRTSQEPAAAALRTFLETTLEHIRAAHRSREQQLARAARAYRKRLSDLSRRHEELLATRRLQ
- the CCDC78 gene encoding coiled-coil domain-containing protein 78 isoform X9, whose protein sequence is MGAGRTSEAAAPGARAPPPGSPPGAGADPVLLSPPVPRLKRPRPLPSGWGPGNLSFVHLPIPAPSQQQWAHRRRLLCERPPQGRAPCARTAVTAVVVPFCAGPSHELLLPSGPRVNAAAQVCLSQVLPQAEDWAACLKTELPSDPELSEQRRLQISKELVDLQISAHHVQEQHEAELFELKSEVLRLESRVLELELHGDRIAPQEAALGHRHELARGLQHKAWEQGHSIHHRPQVAAQPEDFLSPKDEEQKLGNSGEWTRTLEEQKAQRQALETRVADLGRRLQEARDEARTAGQQLAIQAMVLSACQGQLRQAEAENAQLQLQLKKLNEEYALHLQRCARAVAEYANRTSQEPAAAALRTFLETTLEHIRAAHRSREQQLARAARAYRKRLSDLSRRHEELLATRRCWQTPVRHLGPPKLLLMQPPYTWSPSLCTWSLNSATQKTRPGRRQSSGSSRPRRGPVKPPWGSETRTGKSGI
- the CCDC78 gene encoding coiled-coil domain-containing protein 78 isoform X10, coding for MGAGRTSEAAAPGARAPPPGSPPGAGADPVLLSPPVPRLKRPRPLPSGWGPGNLSFVHLPIPAPSQQQWAHRRRLLCERPPQGRAPCARTAVTAVVVPFCAGPSHELLLPSGPRVNAAAQVCLSQVLPQAEDWAACLKTELPSDPELSEQRRLQISKELVDLQISAHHVQEQHEAELFELKSEVLRLESRVLELELHGDRIAPQEAALGHRHELARGLQHKAWEQGHSIHHRPQVAAQPEDFLSPKDEEQKLGNSGEWTRTLEEQKAQRQALETRVADLGRRLQEARDEARTAGQQLAIQAMVLSACQGQLRQAEAENAQLQLQLKKLNEEYALHLQRCARAVAEYANRTSQEPAAAALRTFLETTLEHIRAAHRSREQQLARAARAYRKRLSDLSRRHEELLATRRCWQTPVRHLGPPKLLLMQPPYTWSPSLCTWSLNSATQKTRPGRRQSSGSSRPRRGPVKPPWGSETRSKSGI
- the CCDC78 gene encoding coiled-coil domain-containing protein 78 isoform X6; protein product: MNSCFRQDPGSTLRRRRVGKAAPPLGRPESFLPMEHTAATAPRPRPPPGTTENVLPQAEDWAACLKTELPSDPELSEQRRLQISKELVDLQISAHHVQEQHEAELFELKSEVLRLESRVLELELHGDRIAPQEAALGHRHELARGLQHKAWEQGHSIHHRPQVAAQPEDFLSPKDEEQKLGNSGEWTRTLEEQKAQRQALETRVADLGRRLQEARDEARTAGQQLAIQAMVLSACQGQLRQAEAENAQLQLQLKKLNEEYALHLQRCARAVAEYANRTSQEPAAAALRTFLETTLEHIRAAHRSREQQLARAARAYRKRLSDLSRRHEELLATRSVQQVLADSSEASGTPKATFDAATLHLEPQSLHLVTKLSHPEDQARQETKLWKLEAQKGPSEASLGVRDPQGQEAASWAQVHQKLQDFSCGTQVELERERAQLLVRATMAEEQLSELQEYVDQHLGRYKQEILRLRKLMGTQDAGGVGTTPPIKQRHPRTRSR
- the CCDC78 gene encoding coiled-coil domain-containing protein 78 isoform X5, producing MNSCFRQDPGSTLRRRSAFPRRVGKAAPPLGRPESFLPMEHTAATAPRPRPPPGTTENVLPQAEDWAACLKTELPSDPELSEQRRLQISKELVDLQISAHHVQEQHEAELFELKSEVLRLESRVLELELHGDRIAPQEAALGHRHELARGLQHKAWEQGHSIHHRPQVAAQPEDFLSPKDEEQKLGNSGEWTRTLEEQKAQRQALETRVADLGRRLQEARDEARTAGQQLAIQAMVLSACQGQLRQAEAENAQLQLQLKKLNEEYALHLQRCARAVAEYANRTSQEPAAAALRTFLETTLEHIRAAHRSREQQLARAARAYRKRLSDLSRRHEELLATRSVQQVLADSSEASGTPKATFDAATLHLEPQSLHLVTKLSHPEDQARQETKLWKLEAQKGPSEASLGVRDPQGQEAASWAQVHQKLQDFSCGTQVELERERAQLLVRATMAEEQLSELQEYVDQHLGRYKQEILRLRKLMGTQDAGGVGTTPPIKQRHPRTRSR